Proteins from a single region of Streptomyces griseiscabiei:
- a CDS encoding beta-galactosidase: MPETTPTGLTRLAFGGDYNPEQWPETVWHEDVRLMREAGVTMVSVGIFSWALLETSRGTYDFGWLDRLLDLLHENGIRVDLGTPTVVPPVWFYREHPEALPVAADGTRYEFGSRGAICHSNTDYRAAAANITTRLAERYADHPALALWHVHNEYGVPVSACYCDSCAAHFRRWLERTYGDVAAVNEAWGTAFWGQHYTDFAQINPPRTTPTVGNPGQALDYKRFADETVRENFVAERDILHRLAPGIPVTTNFMTALSQCDSLDYWAWGREVDLVTNDHYLITDGRRTHVNLAMAADLTRSVGGGAPWLLLEHSTSGVNWQARNPAKAPGQMARNSLAHVARGSDGAMFFQWRQSRRGAEKFHSAMLPQAGTESRVWREVVELGASLDSLSRIRGTRTVADVAVLWDWHSWWAQNLAWRPTEDHEARERADAFYEALYDRHLTVDFAHPEADLSAYPLVVVPALYLMTGAAADNLRAYVDQGGTLVVSYFSGIVDEHDAVHEGPYPGALRDVLGLTVEEFSPLLGGESVRITGPDGSELTGDVWTEFVVPHGAEPVWTYADGLTADRPAVTRHRLGEGSAWYVSTRLDAHGLDALLGWAADDAGIAPRADLPRDVEVVRRAGESGDFLFVVNHTALDAKVPLDTAGTELLTGERAAGRLAVPAGGVRVVRLDA, from the coding sequence ATGCCGGAGACCACCCCCACGGGCCTCACCAGGCTCGCCTTCGGTGGCGACTACAACCCCGAGCAGTGGCCGGAAACCGTCTGGCACGAGGACGTCCGGCTGATGCGCGAGGCCGGCGTCACGATGGTGAGCGTCGGCATCTTCTCCTGGGCCCTGCTGGAGACCTCGCGGGGCACGTACGACTTCGGCTGGCTCGACCGGCTGCTCGACCTGCTGCACGAGAACGGCATCCGCGTCGACCTCGGCACCCCCACCGTCGTCCCGCCCGTCTGGTTCTACCGCGAGCACCCGGAGGCGCTGCCCGTGGCCGCCGACGGCACCCGCTACGAGTTCGGCTCACGCGGCGCCATCTGCCACAGCAACACCGACTACCGGGCCGCCGCCGCGAACATCACCACCCGGCTCGCCGAGCGCTACGCCGACCACCCGGCCCTCGCCCTCTGGCACGTCCACAACGAGTACGGCGTCCCCGTCTCCGCCTGCTACTGCGACTCCTGCGCCGCGCACTTCCGCCGCTGGCTGGAGCGGACGTACGGCGACGTCGCCGCGGTCAACGAGGCCTGGGGCACCGCCTTCTGGGGCCAGCACTACACCGACTTCGCGCAGATCAACCCGCCGCGCACGACCCCCACGGTCGGCAACCCGGGCCAGGCCCTCGACTACAAGCGGTTCGCCGACGAGACCGTCCGGGAGAACTTCGTCGCCGAGCGGGACATCCTCCACCGCCTCGCCCCCGGCATCCCGGTCACCACCAACTTCATGACCGCGCTCAGCCAGTGCGACTCCCTCGACTACTGGGCCTGGGGCCGCGAGGTCGACCTGGTCACCAACGACCACTACCTGATCACCGACGGCCGCCGCACCCACGTCAACCTCGCCATGGCCGCCGACCTCACCCGCTCCGTCGGCGGCGGCGCCCCCTGGCTGCTCCTGGAACACTCCACCTCCGGCGTCAACTGGCAGGCCCGCAACCCCGCCAAGGCCCCCGGCCAGATGGCCCGCAACTCCCTCGCCCATGTGGCGCGCGGTTCCGACGGCGCCATGTTCTTCCAGTGGCGGCAGTCCCGGCGCGGTGCCGAGAAGTTCCACTCGGCGATGCTCCCGCAGGCCGGCACCGAGTCACGTGTGTGGCGCGAGGTCGTCGAACTGGGTGCGTCCCTCGACTCGCTCAGCCGGATCCGCGGCACCCGGACCGTCGCCGACGTCGCCGTCCTGTGGGACTGGCACTCCTGGTGGGCGCAGAACCTCGCCTGGCGTCCCACCGAGGACCACGAGGCCCGCGAACGCGCCGACGCCTTCTACGAGGCCCTCTACGACCGCCACCTCACCGTCGACTTCGCCCACCCGGAAGCCGACCTGTCGGCCTACCCCCTCGTCGTCGTCCCCGCGCTGTACCTGATGACCGGAGCCGCGGCGGACAACCTCAGGGCGTACGTCGACCAGGGCGGCACCCTCGTCGTCTCCTACTTCTCCGGGATCGTCGACGAGCACGACGCCGTCCACGAGGGCCCCTACCCCGGCGCCCTGCGGGACGTGCTCGGCCTGACCGTCGAGGAGTTCTCCCCGCTGCTCGGCGGCGAGAGCGTCCGGATCACCGGCCCCGACGGCTCCGAACTCACCGGCGACGTCTGGACCGAGTTCGTGGTGCCGCACGGCGCCGAACCCGTGTGGACGTACGCCGACGGGCTCACCGCCGACCGGCCCGCCGTCACCCGGCACCGGCTCGGCGAGGGCTCCGCCTGGTACGTCTCCACCCGCCTCGACGCCCACGGACTGGACGCGCTCCTCGGCTGGGCCGCCGACGACGCCGGCATCGCGCCCCGCGCCGACCTGCCCCGCGACGTCGAAGTGGTGCGCCGCGCGGGGGAGTCGGGCGACTTCCTCTTCGTCGTCAACCACACCGCGCTCGACGCGAAGGTGCCGCTGGACACGGCCGGCACGGAACTGCTGACCGGCGAACGAGCGGCGGGCCGGCTCGCCGTACCCGCGGGCGGCGTCCGGGTCGTACGACTCGACGCCTGA
- a CDS encoding extracellular solute-binding protein, translating to MSDITKHRRFVATAVAVTLGATTLAACGGSEDEGGDRSGPAKLTYWTWTPGMDKVVDLWNKGPGKEQQITVTVKKQASGDTLVTKILTAHKAGKGPDLVQAEYQALPTLVSNDAVADIAGESGDAKGKFADGVWQQTTLGSDAVYAIPQDIGPMMFYYREDLFKKYGLEVPKTWDEFAETARKLKKADPDVDLTTFSANDSGLFAGLAQQAGAQWWTTEGQKWKVGIDDTATKRVADFWGGLVKEGAVDNQPMYTPAWNKALNTGKQIAWVSAVWAPGTLTTAAPDTEGKWKVAPLPQWSASENTTGSWGGSSTAVTTDSEHKGAAAKFATWLNTDPEALTALAKEGGIYPAATTAQTSDAFAEPPAFFSNQADFYTVASEVAKTTAPSAWGPNVNVAYTTFKDAFGAAAKNKSDFGAALTTMQDDTVADMKKQGFEVAQ from the coding sequence ATGTCCGACATCACCAAGCACCGGCGCTTTGTGGCCACTGCCGTCGCCGTCACGCTCGGCGCCACCACACTGGCCGCCTGTGGCGGGTCCGAGGACGAGGGCGGGGACCGGTCGGGGCCGGCGAAGCTGACGTACTGGACCTGGACGCCGGGCATGGACAAGGTCGTGGACCTGTGGAACAAGGGTCCCGGCAAGGAGCAGCAGATCACCGTCACGGTGAAGAAGCAGGCCTCCGGCGACACCCTGGTCACCAAGATCCTCACCGCGCACAAGGCGGGCAAGGGCCCGGACCTGGTGCAGGCCGAGTACCAGGCGCTGCCGACGCTGGTCAGCAATGACGCGGTCGCCGACATAGCCGGGGAGTCCGGCGACGCGAAGGGCAAGTTCGCGGACGGCGTCTGGCAGCAGACCACGCTGGGCTCGGACGCCGTATACGCGATCCCGCAGGACATCGGGCCGATGATGTTCTACTACCGCGAGGACCTGTTCAAGAAGTACGGCCTCGAAGTCCCCAAGACCTGGGACGAGTTCGCCGAGACCGCGCGGAAGCTGAAGAAGGCGGACCCGGACGTCGACCTCACCACCTTCTCCGCGAACGACTCCGGTCTCTTCGCCGGTCTCGCCCAGCAGGCGGGCGCGCAGTGGTGGACCACCGAGGGCCAGAAGTGGAAGGTCGGCATCGACGACACGGCGACGAAGCGGGTCGCGGACTTCTGGGGCGGCCTCGTCAAGGAGGGCGCCGTCGACAACCAGCCGATGTACACCCCGGCCTGGAACAAGGCGCTCAACACCGGGAAGCAGATCGCCTGGGTCAGCGCCGTGTGGGCGCCGGGCACACTGACCACGGCCGCGCCCGACACCGAGGGCAAGTGGAAGGTGGCGCCGCTGCCGCAGTGGTCGGCCTCCGAGAACACCACCGGCAGCTGGGGCGGCTCCTCGACCGCCGTCACCACGGACTCCGAGCACAAGGGTGCCGCCGCGAAGTTCGCCACCTGGCTGAACACGGACCCCGAGGCGCTGACCGCGCTGGCCAAGGAGGGCGGTATCTACCCGGCCGCCACCACCGCGCAGACCAGTGACGCGTTCGCCGAGCCGCCGGCCTTCTTCTCCAACCAGGCCGACTTCTACACCGTCGCCTCCGAGGTCGCGAAGACGACCGCGCCCTCCGCCTGGGGCCCGAACGTGAACGTCGCCTACACGACCTTCAAGGACGCGTTCGGCGCCGCCGCGAAGAACAAGTCGGACTTCGGCGCCGCCCTGACGACGATGCAGGACGACACGGTCGCCGACATGAAGAAGCAGGGCTTCGAGGTCGCTCAGTGA
- a CDS encoding carbohydrate ABC transporter permease: MTTAHRRSYGVKGAPYAHPSPTTTLTRARSAPYLFLLPATILFALFFALPIGYAVWLSLHKVQVKGLGLGSGARSEVWAGIENYTDALTDSELLDGALRVLGYGAIVVPVMLGLALVLALMLDSDKVRLAPFTRLAIFLPYAVPGVVAALLWGFLYLPDVSPFYFVLERLGLPQPDLLDGGGLYAALSNIAIWGGTGFNMIVIYTSLQAIPVEVYEAAKLDGATPLQIALRIKIPMVAPSLVLTFFFSIIATLQVFSEPTTLKPLTNSVSTTWSPLMKVHRDAFGEGDIHSAAAGAVIIAVATLVLSFGFLRAANARSKQEAAQ; the protein is encoded by the coding sequence GTGACGACGGCACACCGGAGGTCGTACGGGGTCAAGGGGGCCCCGTACGCCCACCCGTCTCCCACCACCACCCTCACACGAGCGCGAAGCGCCCCCTATCTTTTCCTTCTCCCCGCCACGATCCTGTTCGCCCTGTTCTTCGCGCTCCCCATCGGCTACGCGGTCTGGCTCAGCCTGCACAAGGTGCAGGTCAAGGGGCTCGGCCTCGGCTCGGGCGCGCGCAGCGAGGTGTGGGCGGGCATCGAGAACTACACCGACGCGCTGACCGACTCCGAACTGCTGGACGGCGCGCTGCGCGTCCTCGGCTACGGCGCGATCGTGGTCCCGGTCATGCTCGGTCTGGCGCTGGTCCTCGCCCTGATGCTGGACAGCGACAAGGTACGCCTGGCCCCCTTCACCCGGCTGGCGATCTTCCTGCCGTACGCGGTCCCGGGCGTCGTGGCGGCCCTGCTCTGGGGCTTCCTCTACCTCCCCGACGTCAGCCCGTTCTACTTCGTGCTGGAGAGGCTGGGACTCCCCCAGCCGGACCTGCTGGACGGCGGCGGGCTGTACGCGGCGCTGTCGAACATCGCGATCTGGGGCGGCACCGGCTTCAACATGATCGTCATCTACACCTCGCTCCAGGCGATCCCGGTCGAGGTGTACGAGGCGGCCAAGCTGGACGGCGCGACCCCGCTGCAGATCGCCCTGCGGATCAAGATCCCGATGGTGGCGCCCTCCCTGGTGCTGACCTTCTTCTTCTCGATCATCGCCACGCTCCAGGTGTTCAGCGAGCCCACCACCCTCAAGCCGCTCACCAACTCCGTGTCCACGACGTGGAGTCCGCTGATGAAGGTGCACCGGGACGCGTTCGGCGAGGGCGACATCCACTCGGCGGCGGCCGGCGCCGTGATCATCGCCGTGGCCACCCTGGTCCTCTCCTTCGGGTTCCTGAGGGCCGCGAACGCCCGTAGCAAGCAGGAGGCAGCACAGTGA
- a CDS encoding carbohydrate ABC transporter permease, producing the protein MSSLAVRKAAPAAGTTPGTAEGPPLRRRIALVPTLTLLLGALYCLLPVAWVLIAATKSGSELFSTFTFLPGTGFADNLSDLNAYRDGVYWQWMGNSALYAGLGALLSTVVSAISGYALAIYRFKGREAVFNVLMAGVLMPPVILAIPQYLLMAKADLADSYWSVLLPLVLSPYGVYLSRIYAAAAVPSDVVEAGRMDGAGEWRIFTRIALPMMVPGLVTVFLFQFVAVWNNFLLPYIMLSDDEKFPITLGLFTLLEQGSNTPALYTLVITGALLAVIPLIALFLVIQRFWSLDLLSGAVKS; encoded by the coding sequence GTGAGTTCTCTTGCCGTCCGCAAGGCCGCCCCGGCGGCCGGCACGACCCCCGGCACCGCCGAGGGTCCGCCGCTGCGCCGCCGGATCGCGCTCGTCCCGACGCTCACCCTGCTGCTGGGCGCGCTCTACTGTCTGCTGCCCGTGGCCTGGGTGCTGATCGCGGCCACCAAGTCGGGCAGCGAACTGTTCTCCACCTTCACCTTCCTGCCCGGCACCGGCTTCGCGGACAACCTGTCCGACCTCAACGCCTACCGGGACGGCGTCTACTGGCAGTGGATGGGCAACTCCGCCCTCTACGCCGGTCTCGGCGCCCTGCTGTCCACCGTCGTCTCGGCGATCAGCGGCTACGCGCTGGCGATCTACCGCTTCAAGGGCCGCGAGGCCGTCTTCAACGTCCTCATGGCGGGCGTGCTGATGCCGCCGGTGATCCTGGCGATCCCGCAGTACCTGCTGATGGCGAAGGCGGATCTGGCCGACAGCTACTGGTCGGTGCTGCTGCCGCTGGTCCTCTCCCCGTACGGCGTCTATCTGTCCCGGATCTACGCCGCCGCGGCCGTCCCCTCCGACGTGGTCGAGGCGGGCCGGATGGACGGGGCGGGCGAGTGGCGGATCTTCACCCGGATCGCGCTGCCGATGATGGTGCCGGGGCTGGTGACGGTGTTCCTGTTCCAGTTCGTGGCCGTCTGGAACAACTTCCTGCTGCCGTACATCATGCTCAGCGACGACGAGAAGTTCCCGATCACGCTCGGTCTGTTCACGCTTCTCGAACAGGGCTCCAACACTCCGGCGCTCTACACCCTGGTGATCACCGGCGCACTCCTCGCGGTGATCCCGCTGATCGCGCTCTTCCTGGTCATCCAGCGGTTCTGGAGCCTCGATCTGCTCTCCGGAGCCGTAAAGTCATGA